The following proteins come from a genomic window of Nicotiana tomentosiformis chromosome 12, ASM39032v3, whole genome shotgun sequence:
- the LOC138903040 gene encoding uncharacterized protein — protein MIAGLELARSLGAEIIEATCDSLLVVNQVNGTFEVREDGMQRYLDKLQVTLHQFKEWTLKHVPREQNNEAGALANLGSSIEDDELNSGTVVQLIKSVIEEGHAEIHSTSLTWDWRNRYIECFKNGKLPSDPKESRALRTKTARFTISEDGTLFRSNFDGPLAICLGPGDTDYILREIHEGTCGNHSSADLLVQKAIRARLSKNSEKKK, from the exons atgattgcaggtcttgaactggctagaagcttgggagcagagATCATAGAGGCTacgtgtgattccctccttgtagTCAACCAGGTTAACGggaccttcgaagttcgagaagatggaatgcagaggtacttggataaattacaggtgactctacatcaatttaaggaatggaccttgaAGCACGTACCCCGAGAACAAAACAATGAGGCTGGCGCTCTTGCGAACTTAGGTTCATCgatcgaagatgacgaactcaactcagggactgtcgtacaactcataaaatcggtgatcgaagaaggtcacgccgagatacaTTCCACAAGCCTAACGTGGGATTGGAGAAATAGATATATAGAGTGCTTCAAgaatgggaagcttccatcagatccaaaggaatcgagggctTTGCGCACAAAGACAGCACGATTCACCATATCCGAAGACGGAACACTATTCAGAAGTAAttttgatggaccattggcaatatgtttgggaccaggagataccgattacatactacgggaaattcacgaggggACTTGTGGAAACCATTCTAGTGCCGACTTGCTGGTCCAAAAAGCGATCAGAGCAAG gctttcaaaaaattcagagaaaaagaagtga